The proteins below come from a single Deltaproteobacteria bacterium genomic window:
- a CDS encoding SDR family oxidoreductase, whose product MELPGLSGKVAVVTGAGGGIGEAYARGLAAQGTRVVIADINKDGAERVAREIGANALAIEVDVASPESTRAMAERAAAHFGGIDFLVNNAALFGGMKVAAYMDVDWDYYTRFMNINVHGALLCARACVPHIKKRGGGAIVNQSSTAAWMGAGMYSLAKLGINGLTQGLARELGPQKIRVNAIAPGPTETSALHSVVPDAFIKPMVAGLPIARVGTPQDHVPTLLFLLSDAASWITGQVVNVDGGQISRP is encoded by the coding sequence ATGGAGCTTCCGGGACTGAGCGGCAAGGTCGCAGTTGTTACGGGCGCCGGTGGCGGCATCGGCGAGGCGTACGCGCGCGGGCTCGCGGCGCAGGGCACGCGCGTCGTGATCGCGGACATCAACAAGGACGGCGCCGAGCGCGTGGCGCGCGAGATCGGGGCGAACGCGCTCGCGATCGAGGTAGACGTCGCGTCGCCCGAGAGCACGCGCGCGATGGCGGAGCGCGCGGCCGCGCACTTCGGCGGCATCGACTTCCTCGTGAACAACGCCGCGCTCTTCGGCGGCATGAAAGTCGCGGCCTACATGGACGTCGACTGGGACTACTACACGCGCTTCATGAACATCAACGTCCACGGCGCGCTGCTCTGCGCGCGCGCGTGTGTGCCGCACATCAAAAAACGTGGCGGCGGCGCGATCGTGAACCAGAGCTCTACTGCGGCATGGATGGGCGCGGGCATGTACAGCCTCGCGAAGCTCGGCATCAACGGGCTCACGCAAGGCCTCGCGCGCGAGCTCGGGCCGCAGAAGATTCGCGTGAACGCGATCGCACCGGGGCCGACCGAGACGAGCGCGCTGCACTCGGTCGTGCCCGACGCGTTCATCAAGCCGATGGTCGCGGGCCTGCCGATCGCGCGGGTGGGCACGCCGCAGGATCACGTGCCGACGCTCTTGTTCCTGCTCTCGGACGCGGCGTCGTGGATCACCGGCCAAGTCGTCAACGTGGACGGCGGCCAGATCAGCCGCCCCTAA